Proteins from a genomic interval of Lycium ferocissimum isolate CSIRO_LF1 chromosome 2, AGI_CSIRO_Lferr_CH_V1, whole genome shotgun sequence:
- the LOC132048128 gene encoding uncharacterized protein LOC132048128 — MDEKGGRIHASVGRNIIQSLKMMKQEIKELGLYIMKNFMVCPNKEKLRIKDHKCKLIFTQKTIVEEIQDPYFDMCIFKFKPYEQLSNPEDFDDTELFDVIGQIVSYGDVRMSTKMVTSGCS, encoded by the exons ATGGATGAAAAG GGCGGCCGCATTCACGCAAGTGTTGGCAGGAATATTATTCAAAGTTTGAAAATGATGAAACAAGAAATCAAGGAATTGGGTTTGTACATCATGAAGAATTTCATGGTTTGTCCAAATAAGGAGAAACTGAGGATCAAAGACCACAAGTGTAAGTTGATTTTCACGCAGAAGACCATTGTTGAGGAAATACAGGATCCATATTTTGACATGTGTATCTTCAAATTCAAACCCTATGAGCAGTTGTCTAATCCAGAGGACTTTGACGACACCGAACTATTCg ATGTTATCGGCCAAATTGTGAGTTATGGGGACGTACGTATGTCAACCAAGATGGTAACATCCGGATGTTCATGA